The segment TGACAACCCCGAAGATCCCCAGTACATTGCCATCGATTGCGGCATTGTCGGCAGCCTGACCCGGGAAGACCAGGACTACTTGGCGCGTAACCTACTGGCATTTTTCCACCAGGATTATTACGAAGTCGCGGCACTGCACATTGAATCCGGCTGGGTAGGTGAGAACACCCGTGCGAATGAATTCGCAGCGGCGATTCGCACCGTTTGTGAGCCCATTTTAGAAAAGCCTTTGAAAGATATTTCCTTCGGCCAAGTGCTTTTAGGGCTGTTTCAAACCGCGCGGCGCTTTAATATGGAAGTGCAGCCGCAGCTGGTACTGTTGCAGAAAACGCTGCTCAATATTGAAGGCCTGGGGCGCCAACTCTACCCGGATCTAGACCTGTGGAGCACCGCCAAGCCCTATTTAGAGCAGTGGATGAAAGAGCGTGCCGGGGTGAGCGGTTTATGGGAGTCGCTAAAGCGTCAGGCGCCGGAACTTTCGCACCAGTTGCCCGAACTGCCCGTACTGGCCCACCAGGCGCTAAGCCGTATGGAGCATGAGCATCGCCAGCGCCACCAGCAGGTCGACTCGATCAACGCCATGCGGGTGCAGATGGCACGCCAGGGCAAACGCCTCTACCGCCTTCGGCTCGGCTTGATTTTGCTGGCGCTTGCACTGGCCTGGCAGCCATTAAGCGGTTGGATTGCGCTTCAGGAGTGGCCGATACTCGCGGCCGCTGGCATTGGCCTACTGCTGCTGGTATGGCAATAAGCTATTGTTAGATAACGACGCAGCGGCGCACTAAACGTTTACAAGGATTCCCATGGACAGCAACGCATTATCGCCTAACAATTCGACTAGCCATCCCAATGTGCTGGATACGCTCAATGAGGTGTTAAAACAGCGGCGACATGCAGCGGCAGAAGAATCTTATGTTGCCTCCTTGCATCATAAGGGCTTGAACAAGATACTCGAAAAGGTGGGCGAGGAAGCAACAGAAACAGTGCTTGCGGCAAAAGATGCCGAGCATGGTAGCGAGGCAGAACGCCAAGCGTTGATTTCTGAAACCGCTGACCTGTGGTTTCATAGCTTGGTGATGCTTTCGCACCTGGGAATGGATCATCAGGCCGTTTTAGACGAACTGGCACGGCGCTTCGGTATTTCCGGACACGAGGAAAAAGCCGCCCGCCAGCCATAGTTGCCACATATGGCTGTTGCATAGTGGTAACACGCGTAATGTAGTGGTAACGCTGGTAGTAGCCATGTTTACATCAGCGCTTGCATCAACGTTTGCATCAACAATGAAAGTTAACCTGCTCCCATGAGGAAACACATATGTTAGGTGGCATTAGTATTTGGCAGTTGCTGATTGTACTGGGCATCATCATCCTGGTTTTCGGCACCAAAAAACTGCGTAACGTGGGTACCGACCTGGGCGGGGCGGTCAAGGGCTTCAAGAAAGCCATGCACGATGAAGAAAAAAATAAAGAGGCAGATAAGGACGACGCCGACCAACCCCATGCCAAAGTGAGCCATGAAGAGCCGGGCAACACTTATGACGTTCAAGCCGAAGAGAAACAGACTGCCAACGACCGCAACGAAGAGCGCAAATAAACCATGCTGGATATCGGCTTTCTTGAACTGATGCTGATTGGCGTCGTCGGGCTGTTGGTGCTTGGGCCGGAACGGCTGCCCCGCGCCGCCCGAACGGCGGGCATGTGGATTGGTAAAATCAAGCGCACG is part of the Halomonas alkaliantarctica genome and harbors:
- the tatA gene encoding Sec-independent protein translocase subunit TatA; translated protein: MLGGISIWQLLIVLGIIILVFGTKKLRNVGTDLGGAVKGFKKAMHDEEKNKEADKDDADQPHAKVSHEEPGNTYDVQAEEKQTANDRNEERK
- a CDS encoding phosphoribosyl-ATP diphosphatase, whose translation is MDSNALSPNNSTSHPNVLDTLNEVLKQRRHAAAEESYVASLHHKGLNKILEKVGEEATETVLAAKDAEHGSEAERQALISETADLWFHSLVMLSHLGMDHQAVLDELARRFGISGHEEKAARQP